The Streptomyces sp. NBC_00224 genome has a window encoding:
- a CDS encoding nitrate- and nitrite sensing domain-containing protein encodes MRRSTTSSATQQARGNFTPPQRNAATPDELPKPSGGKPAGPDTGSQSKFSPRNWRVATRLNAILLIPVLVGLVMGGFEVKGSISTWRDARDAEKTAHIVSAASAYGQALLNERDLTAQPLLQNKRNSDVINKAYAASDAARAKFDDEVKGMPDTASLQRRLSKVREAEKSLDQLRKTAYAKGVEAKNPVLTEEGYTAVPHYLSTFSNELGLGTGNITSYGRMVYAVDLAKAAESLQRSIGLHLILRPSEDPKTFQMQVKAFNSYNYLEFIALGEFDAGGTDADSAHLKQVMEAKAAQAAKDLPATRQQADDSPRIGAAPARDGSPFNSMAAAIGEGQNAKQLKAQGITPDAWMAASTAKFDGYTEIEQDLVNRAVTEAGQIADDAKTSAYINGAIVVVSLLAAFILAGMVARQMSRSMRRLRSAAFEVAETRLPMLVDQLSRTEPGRVDTRVEPIPITSTDEIGEVARAFDQVHREAVRLAAEQALLRGNVNAIFTNLSRRNQSLIEGQLTLITDLENNEADPDQLESLFKLDHLATRMRRNGENLLVLAGEEPGRRWNQPVPLVDVLRAASSEVESYERIELTGVPESEIHGQAVTDLVHLLAELLENATTFSSPQTKVRVTATRLPDGRVMVEIHDKGIGLTAEDFADINHKLANPPTVDAAVSQRMGLFVVGRLSDRHGIRVQLRPSGEQAGTTSLVMLPDAITHGGGGQALPGDDFTVSQIIPEQQQSFEAPAPVLRTAAELGFDDSRYEQGGQDGEDPLQLDPVNRSLMREERRAALEAQAQGGDRPLYRDEVDGVQQGGAYDEQYGQQQSYENGYEEPYNGRQASYDDQFDGQQGQQQYTQDYPAAYPQESYGQQQNGYPDQGYAEAAYQAPAADGPQYDGGYGDAPHQGEWQQNASYQQDSYPADYPQANEEAESAPDVPAGGRDRVGFDRPGPTPASSHALTGAGLPRRGSGQQNWQPAAQEPQQKSEPQRPEQQRQPVNGTGPATVNGSSNGTVNGTGTGAANGAESGTGEPTGDWRSTNDERWTRAEKLREPKAGGVTPSGLPRRVPKANLVEGAAEQTPQGGPQVSRAPEDVRGRLSNLRRGVQQGRSAGSDTSNTYNQER; translated from the coding sequence GTGAGGCGAAGCACGACGAGCTCCGCGACGCAGCAGGCGCGGGGCAACTTCACCCCGCCGCAGCGCAATGCGGCGACGCCGGACGAGCTGCCGAAACCCTCCGGGGGGAAGCCCGCGGGCCCCGACACCGGCAGTCAGAGCAAGTTCTCGCCGCGCAACTGGCGGGTGGCCACCCGTCTGAACGCCATCCTCCTCATCCCCGTCCTCGTCGGCCTGGTCATGGGCGGCTTCGAGGTCAAGGGGTCCATATCCACCTGGCGCGACGCGCGTGACGCCGAGAAGACGGCGCACATCGTGAGCGCCGCGTCGGCGTACGGCCAGGCCCTGCTCAACGAGCGTGACCTGACCGCTCAGCCCCTGCTGCAGAACAAGCGCAACAGCGACGTCATCAACAAGGCGTACGCCGCCTCGGACGCGGCCCGCGCCAAGTTCGACGACGAGGTCAAGGGCATGCCGGACACGGCGAGCCTCCAGCGCCGTCTGTCCAAGGTCCGCGAGGCCGAGAAGAGCCTCGACCAGCTGCGCAAGACCGCCTACGCCAAGGGCGTCGAGGCGAAGAACCCGGTGCTCACCGAAGAGGGCTACACCGCGGTCCCCCACTACCTGAGCACGTTCTCCAACGAGCTCGGCCTCGGCACCGGCAACATCACCAGCTACGGCCGCATGGTCTACGCGGTCGACCTCGCCAAGGCCGCCGAGTCGCTGCAGCGTTCCATTGGTCTGCACCTCATCCTCCGGCCGAGCGAGGACCCCAAGACCTTCCAGATGCAGGTCAAGGCGTTCAACTCGTACAACTACCTGGAGTTCATCGCCCTCGGCGAGTTCGACGCGGGCGGTACGGACGCGGACAGCGCCCATCTGAAGCAGGTCATGGAGGCCAAGGCCGCCCAGGCCGCCAAGGACCTCCCCGCGACGCGCCAGCAGGCCGACGACAGCCCGCGCATCGGTGCCGCCCCGGCCCGCGACGGCTCGCCCTTCAACAGCATGGCCGCCGCGATCGGCGAGGGCCAGAACGCCAAGCAGCTCAAGGCCCAGGGCATCACGCCGGACGCCTGGATGGCCGCCTCCACCGCCAAGTTCGACGGCTACACCGAGATCGAGCAGGACCTGGTCAACCGGGCCGTGACCGAGGCCGGTCAGATCGCGGACGACGCCAAGACCTCCGCGTACATCAACGGCGCGATCGTCGTGGTCTCCCTGCTCGCCGCCTTCATCCTGGCCGGCATGGTGGCCCGCCAGATGAGCCGCTCGATGCGCCGGCTGCGCTCCGCCGCCTTCGAGGTGGCCGAAACGCGACTGCCGATGCTCGTCGACCAACTCTCGCGCACCGAGCCCGGCCGGGTCGACACCCGGGTCGAGCCCATCCCGATCACCTCCACGGACGAGATCGGCGAAGTCGCCCGCGCCTTCGACCAGGTCCACCGCGAGGCCGTCCGGCTCGCCGCCGAGCAGGCGCTCCTGCGAGGGAACGTCAACGCGATCTTCACCAACCTGTCGCGCCGCAACCAGTCCCTGATCGAGGGCCAGCTGACCCTCATCACCGACCTGGAGAACAACGAGGCCGACCCGGACCAGCTGGAGAGCCTCTTCAAGCTGGACCACCTCGCGACCCGTATGCGCCGCAACGGCGAGAACCTCCTGGTCCTCGCCGGTGAGGAGCCGGGCCGCCGCTGGAACCAGCCGGTCCCGCTGGTCGACGTGCTGCGCGCCGCCTCCTCCGAGGTGGAGTCGTACGAGCGCATCGAGCTGACCGGTGTGCCGGAGAGCGAGATCCACGGCCAGGCCGTGACCGACCTCGTGCACCTGCTCGCCGAGCTCCTGGAGAACGCCACCACGTTCTCCTCGCCGCAGACCAAGGTCCGCGTCACCGCCACCCGTCTCCCCGACGGCCGCGTCATGGTCGAGATCCACGACAAGGGCATCGGCCTCACCGCCGAGGACTTCGCGGACATCAACCACAAGCTGGCGAACCCGCCGACCGTGGACGCCGCCGTCTCGCAGCGCATGGGCCTGTTCGTGGTCGGCCGACTCTCCGACCGGCACGGCATCCGCGTCCAGCTGCGCCCCTCCGGCGAGCAGGCGGGCACCACCTCGCTGGTCATGCTCCCGGACGCGATCACCCACGGTGGTGGCGGCCAGGCGCTGCCCGGCGACGACTTCACGGTCTCGCAGATCATCCCGGAGCAGCAGCAGAGCTTCGAGGCCCCTGCCCCGGTGCTGCGCACCGCCGCCGAGCTCGGCTTCGACGACTCCCGCTACGAGCAGGGCGGGCAGGACGGGGAGGACCCCCTCCAGCTCGACCCGGTCAACCGCTCGCTGATGCGCGAGGAGCGCCGTGCGGCCCTGGAGGCCCAGGCGCAGGGCGGCGACCGCCCGCTCTACCGCGACGAGGTCGACGGTGTGCAGCAGGGCGGCGCGTACGACGAGCAGTACGGGCAGCAGCAGTCCTACGAGAACGGGTACGAGGAGCCGTACAACGGCCGGCAGGCCTCGTACGACGACCAGTTCGACGGGCAGCAGGGGCAGCAGCAGTACACGCAGGACTACCCCGCCGCGTACCCGCAGGAGTCCTACGGACAGCAGCAGAACGGCTACCCGGACCAGGGCTATGCGGAGGCCGCCTACCAGGCGCCCGCGGCCGACGGTCCGCAGTACGACGGCGGTTACGGCGACGCGCCCCACCAGGGCGAGTGGCAGCAGAACGCCTCGTACCAGCAGGATTCCTACCCGGCCGACTACCCGCAGGCGAACGAGGAAGCGGAATCCGCTCCGGACGTTCCCGCCGGTGGCCGCGACCGCGTAGGCTTCGACCGGCCGGGCCCCACCCCGGCCTCCTCCCACGCACTGACCGGCGCCGGTCTGCCCAGGCGCGGCAGCGGCCAGCAGAACTGGCAGCCCGCCGCCCAGGAGCCGCAGCAGAAGTCCGAACCGCAGCGGCCCGAGCAGCAGCGGCAGCCCGTCAACGGCACCGGCCCCGCGACCGTGAACGGATCCTCGAACGGAACCGTGAACGGCACCGGTACCGGAGCCGCGAACGGCGCCGAATCCGGCACCGGCGAGCCCACCGGCGACTGGCGTTCGACCAATGACGAGCGCTGGACGCGGGCCGAGAAGCTGCGTGAGCCGAAGGCCGGCGGGGTCACCCCGTCCGGGCTTCCCCGGCGGGTGCCCAAGGCCAATCTGGTCGAGGGCGCGGCGGAGCAGACCCCGCAGGGCGGCCCACAGGTCTCCCGCGCTCCCGAGGACGTCCGCGGCAGGTTGAGCAACCTGCGCCGCGGTGTCCAGCAGGGCCGCAGCGCGGGGTCGGACACAAGTAACACCTACAACCAGGAGCGTTAG
- a CDS encoding DUF742 domain-containing protein, whose translation MTPPPASHDSYGALHDAHYDSEGDQPLVRPYAMTGGRTRPRYQLAIEALVSTTADPANLSTLLPEHQRICHLCREVKSVAEVSALLQMPLGVARILVADLAEAGMVAIHQPGNGEAGGTPDVTLLERVLSGLRKL comes from the coding sequence ATGACCCCGCCACCCGCCTCACACGATTCGTACGGCGCTCTGCACGACGCGCACTACGACAGTGAAGGCGACCAGCCGCTGGTCCGCCCGTACGCCATGACGGGCGGCCGGACCCGGCCGCGCTACCAGCTCGCCATCGAGGCCCTGGTCAGCACGACCGCGGACCCGGCGAACCTGTCCACGCTGCTCCCGGAGCACCAGCGGATCTGCCACCTGTGCCGCGAGGTCAAGTCGGTGGCGGAGGTCTCGGCGCTGCTGCAGATGCCGCTCGGCGTGGCCCGGATTCTTGTCGCCGACCTGGCGGAGGCCGGCATGGTGGCCATCCACCAGCCGGGCAATGGAGAGGCCGGCGGCACGCCGGATGTGACGCTGCTCGAAAGGGTGCTCAGTGGACTTCGCAAGCTCTAG
- a CDS encoding ATP/GTP-binding protein: MDFASSSGGAARSTTSAKIVVAGGFGVGKTTFVGAVSEINPLRTEAVMTSASAGIDDLTHTGDKTTTTVAMDFGRITLDQDLILYLFGTPGQDRFWFMWDDLVRGAIGAVVLVDTRRLADCFPAVDYFENSGLPFVIALNGFDGHQPYTPDEVREALQIGPDAPIITTDARHRGDAKSALITLVEHALMARLK; this comes from the coding sequence GTGGACTTCGCAAGCTCTAGCGGCGGAGCGGCACGCTCTACCACCTCCGCGAAGATCGTGGTGGCGGGCGGCTTCGGCGTGGGCAAGACCACGTTCGTCGGCGCGGTCTCGGAGATCAACCCGCTGCGTACCGAGGCCGTCATGACGTCCGCTTCCGCGGGCATCGACGACCTCACCCACACCGGGGACAAGACGACCACCACGGTCGCGATGGACTTCGGCCGCATCACCCTGGACCAGGACCTGATCCTGTACCTCTTCGGTACGCCGGGCCAGGACCGCTTCTGGTTCATGTGGGACGACCTGGTCCGCGGCGCGATCGGCGCCGTCGTGCTGGTGGACACCCGCCGCCTCGCCGACTGCTTCCCGGCCGTCGACTACTTCGAGAACAGCGGCCTCCCGTTCGTCATCGCGCTGAACGGCTTCGACGGCCACCAGCCGTACACGCCGGACGAGGTCCGCGAGGCTCTGCAGATCGGTCCGGACGCTCCGATCATCACCACCGACGCCCGCCACCGCGGCGATGCGAAGAGCGCGCTGATCACGCTGGTGGAGCACGCACTGATGGCACGACTCAAGTAG